The genomic DNA CGTCGCGCGCGAAGGCATGCAGGTGCTGCACCAGGCTGGTCATGATCTCGCGCAGCCGCGGGTCGGGCGTATCGGCAAAGCGTGCGATGACGGCCTGGGTGATGTTGTCCTGATCGACGTTGCGCATGGGGTGTCTCCTGGGTTCGCGGCCGTGGCCTTCTTTCTCTGTCCGTGCGACTCTAGGCCTTGAAGGCCCGCAAGTGAAGCGCGCCGCTGCAAATGATTTTTCCGGCCGGCGGAACGGTCGGCGGGCGGCTGCGCCACAATGCCCGCGGCCGCCCTGCGACGCAGGCGGCCGCCGAAAGGAGACACCGACACGATGGACCGCTGGACAGAAATCGCGCTCTTCGTTCAGATCGCCGAGGCCGGCAGCCTGAGCCGCGCCGCCGAGTCGCTCGGCCTGTCGAACGCGGCCGCGAGCCGACACCTGAGCGCGCTCGAGGCGCGGCTGGGCGCGCGCCTGGTCGAGCGCAACACGCGGCGGCTCTATCTCACCGACACCGGCCGGGCGTTCTGCGCGCGCGCGAAGACCATCCTGGCCGATCTGGAGGACGCCGAGTCGGCTGCCAATGCGACCGCGCTGCAGCCCACCGGCACGTTGCGCGTGACGGCATCGCTGTCCTTCGCGATCCACCACATCGCGCCGCTGCTGCGCGAATACACCGAGCGCTATCCCGAGGTGACGGTGCACGTGGAAGCGGCCAACCGCTACTTCGACCTGATCGACAACAACATCGACGTGGCGATTCGCACGCGCGAGTTCGAGCCCGATTCCAACGTCAGCATCCGCCGTCTCGGCCAGACGCGCCGCATCCTCGCGGCTTCGCCGCGCTACTTCGCGCGCCACGGCTTTCCGAAGACGCTCGACGAACTGCAGCGGCACCAGCTCCTGATCTACACCTACGCGAACAACCCGAACACGCTGAGCTTCACGAAGGACGGCCATGCCGAGACGCTGTCCGTCAAGGGGCTGCTGGAATCGAACGACGGCCAGGTGCTGCGCGCCGCCGCGCTCGACGGCATGGGCATCCTGGTGCAGCCGACCTACATCCTCTACGAGGACATCGTCGCCGGCCGGCTGGTGCCGACGCTCGACGACTGGGATCTGCCGCGCCTGACCATCAACCTCGCCTATCCGAGCCGCAAGCACCTGTCGGCCAAGGTGCGCAGCTTCATCGACTTCATCGCGGCGCACTTTGCGCGCATGGACTACGAGCGCAAATGGACGGCGCGCTTCGGCGCGCGCTGAGCGGCCGGACGTGGCCGATGTGCAGCGCGCGGAAGGCGCGTCCGCTCAGCTCAGCCGGCGGGCGGCCGCGCGCCTTCCCACGCCGCCTGCAGCAGCGCGCGGATCGCGCCGCGCTCCAGCGGACGCGGGTTCGGGTACCGGGCCTGCAGTGCGCGCTCGCAGGCGAGGTCGAGGTCGGCGGCCTTCATGCCGATGTCGCGCAAGGCAATCGGCGCGCCGTTGTCGCGCGCCAGGTCG from Variovorax sp. PBL-E5 includes the following:
- a CDS encoding LysR family transcriptional regulator, producing MDRWTEIALFVQIAEAGSLSRAAESLGLSNAAASRHLSALEARLGARLVERNTRRLYLTDTGRAFCARAKTILADLEDAESAANATALQPTGTLRVTASLSFAIHHIAPLLREYTERYPEVTVHVEAANRYFDLIDNNIDVAIRTREFEPDSNVSIRRLGQTRRILAASPRYFARHGFPKTLDELQRHQLLIYTYANNPNTLSFTKDGHAETLSVKGLLESNDGQVLRAAALDGMGILVQPTYILYEDIVAGRLVPTLDDWDLPRLTINLAYPSRKHLSAKVRSFIDFIAAHFARMDYERKWTARFGAR